In a single window of the Tigriopus californicus strain San Diego chromosome 2, Tcal_SD_v2.1, whole genome shotgun sequence genome:
- the LOC131893583 gene encoding uncharacterized protein LOC131893583 encodes MEDNSSLDSPVSSPASSCTDQPSTSSSTCLDHGKAAKLTDCEESKGATKRMASKRRFPGGYQTRSRATRTNSRSGGNLLLKLRDRETQIGQERDKMFRRLPIRLIFCLKDTVPISALEAGHIFLGFSKCGQFLLSYTQTTADIELMGDIHINYHYRLHWWSFIPYKRAKKVAEVMLFSNQGAPGNLHLAVCQWPNDVKKILVFAYSLGHGDCGEDPENLANSKSCFLTITAVPSLRGCKECVRVAGTYEEDDLAAAWNSCARLSCLEHGMTLHTSFDLVQPYPKFEPKISLKRDNYILINTGNLFHSLHVTLERLENSTEEPPIITPTKTTHHQTSPPHKAKWSELNIGTSEFTISVGGVFSPPMCSPPNRGAGAASDSENTDYESDSGTNAKYVIHNQDRLAKVAEFADRCQLPRPTRQFIRARGALFQLEEQPSSYVSSSKKRMAEKAYEITDDDFDEGVREQFNTFRKKRLAEKKYEFKDEDSENVTPLRRLRSQTRANQEESGATGTQGGGGGGGGGANSLEPEGCVLRPLHSNQNLSQESSTSSICVSTDHEDVPPGLLMVDTMPVPELLSPGSMVKKDQSQQHSVMLSPRNSDQDPPRFHAKFTRRFIEQDDEMISVITDIEDEELGPNTASTINFHLVLPLEVHGAGYQSMAMISNAKAGKITGRCIKVQQRSLDLEMFCHFMAQKLCSAANRKYWYCNDYDVEIIDLDSESGDVICVAVVLVKATIVTKKVSQHQKYSISSFHRHQYQATFKFTWNIFTAECTVIDSEPLTEIDGYNIYPRELEKPSGGSSSVWHPAKNISSALQKTWGVLTSSHVKCFTNDAVIRGTSLETIVDTEHLVAIIQDNLS; translated from the exons ATGGAGGACAACTCCTCCCTGGATTCTCCGGTATCTTCACCCGCATCCTCTTGCACCGATCAGCCTTCGACGTCAAGCTCCACTTGTCTGGATCATGGGAAGGCTGCCAAACTGACGGATTGTGAAGAGAGCAAAGGTGCAACCAAGAGGATGGCGTCCAAAAGACGCTTTCCAGGGGGCTACCAGACCCGATCCAGAGCGACTCGAACCAACTCTCGATCGGGTGGGAATCTCTTGTTGAAGCTACGGGACCGAGAAACACAAATCGGTCAGGAACGCGATAAGATGTTCCGCCGATTACCGATTCGATTGATCTTTTGCCTGAAAGATACGGTTCCGATCTCTGCTTTGGAGGCGGGACACATTTTCTTGG GTTTCTCCAAATGTGGCCAATTCTTGCTTTCTTACACACAAACCACGGCGGATATCGAGCTGATGGGTGACATCCATATTAACTACCACTACCGCCTTCACTGGTGGTCGTTCATACcgtacaaacgtgccaagaAGGTGGCCGAGGTGATGCTGTTCTCGAATCAGGGCGCCCCTGGCAATCTCCATCTGGCCGTTTGTCAATGGCCCAACGATGTGAAGAAGATCCTGGTCTTTGCTTATAGCTTAGGTCATGGTGATTGTGGCGAGGACCCCGAGAACCTGGCCAACTCGAAGTCCTGCTTCCTGACCATCACAGCCGTACCTTCTCTTCGGGGCTGCAAGGAGTGTGTCCGTGTGGCCGGAACCTATGAGGAAGATGACTTGGCCGCTGCTTGGAACTCATGTGCTCGATTGAGTTGCCTTGAACACGGAATGACGCTCCACACCTCATTTGATTTGGTGCAGCCATACCCTAAATTCGAGCCGAAGATCAGTTTGAAGCGCGATAACTACATCCTGATCAATACCGGTAACTTGTTCCACTCGCTCCATGTGACCCTGGAACGTCTCGAGAATTCTACCGAAGAGCCGCCTATCATAACCCCCACCAAAACTACCCATCACCAAACATCACCTCCTCACAAGGCCAAGTGGTCCGAATTGAATATCGGCACCTCGGAATTCACCATTTCCGTGGGCGGGGTATTTTCCCCGCCCATGTGCTCCCCGCCCAATCGTGGAGCGGGAGCCGCTTCAGACTCCGAGAACACGGATTACGAATCCGATTCCGGGACCAACGCCAAATATGTGATTCATAACCAGGATCGATTGGCAAAAGTGGCGGAATTCGCCGATCGGTGCCAACTGCCGAGACCCACCCGCCAATTCATACGCGCTCGaggagctttgttccaactcGAGGAACAGCCATCATCCTACGTGTCCTCCTCGAAGAAGCGAATGGCTGAAAAGGCCTACGAGATCACCGATGACGATTTCGACGAGGGTGTCAGGGAGCAATTCAACACGTTCCGGAAGAAGCGCTTGGCCGAGAAGAAGTACGAGTTCAAAGACGAGGATTCTGAGAACGTCACTCCCTTGAGGCGACTTCGTTCCCAAACGAGGGCCAATCAAGAAGAATCCGGAGCTACAGGCAcacaaggaggaggaggaggaggaggtggaggagctAATTCCCTTGAACCCGAAGGTTGCGTTCTGAGGCCGCTTCATTCCAACCAAAATCTCAGTCAGGAATCTTCCACGTCCTCAATTTGCGTGTCTACCGATCACGAGGACGTTCCACCTGGATTGCTCATGGTGGATACCATGCCCGTGCCCGAGCTTTTGTCCCCGGGCAGTATGGTCAAGAAGGACCAATCCCAGCAACATTCAGTCATGCTCAGTCCCAGGAACTCCGATCAAGACCCGCCCAGGTTCCATGCCAAGTTCACGCGTCGATTCATCGAACAAGATGACGAGATGATCTCCGTGATCACGGACATCGAGGACGAGGAATTGGGTCCTAACACGGCGTCCACgatcaatttccatttggtGCTTCCGTTGGAGGTTCACGGGGCCGGTTATCAATCCATGGCTATGATATCCAATGCCAAAGCCGGGAAGATCACGGGCCGATGCATCAAAGTCCAGCAGAGGTCCTTGGACCTCGAGATGTTCTGCCATTTCATGGCTCAAAAGCTCTGCTCAGCCGCTAATCGAAAGTATTGGTATTGCAATGATTACGACGTCGAGATCATTGACCTGGACTCGGAATCGGGGGATGTGATCTGTGTGGCTGTGGTCTTGGTGAAGGCCACCATTGTGACCAAGAAGGTCTCTCAACATCAGAAATATTCCATCAGCTCGTTCCATCGTCATCAGTATCAGGCCACGTTCAAATTCACGTGGAACATCTTCACGGCGGAATGCACCGTGATCGATAGCGAGCCCTTAACCGAGATCGACGGCTACAATATCTAT